A section of the Spirosoma pollinicola genome encodes:
- a CDS encoding patatin-like phospholipase family protein, with the protein MKIGLVLSGGGARGIAHLGIIKALQEMGIAFDQIAGTSAGAIAGALVAQGYTPDESLKIIESSSFMRHLRPAWNRMGLLRIDTAIDLYKKYIPHDSFEGLKIPLHVVAVDLNAGEQVVFEKGELVRPVLASCCLPGIFEPMLIHKRQFVDGGVLNNLPVDVIEHKVDFIIGSHCNVLGPRKPITSMRGVIERSLVLAVQSKTRERFAKCNVVIEPPQLAQYGTTDIRKARDLYRVGYQYTRSMASDIEKAFNQATLMRP; encoded by the coding sequence ATGAAAATCGGTCTTGTATTATCAGGTGGTGGAGCACGCGGGATAGCACATCTGGGTATTATAAAAGCCTTGCAGGAGATGGGTATAGCCTTCGATCAGATTGCCGGTACCAGTGCCGGGGCTATTGCTGGGGCGTTGGTAGCGCAAGGATATACACCCGACGAAAGTTTGAAAATAATTGAATCATCTTCATTTATGCGTCATTTGCGGCCCGCCTGGAACCGCATGGGTCTCCTTCGAATAGATACGGCTATTGATTTATACAAAAAGTATATCCCCCACGATTCATTTGAAGGACTGAAAATTCCGTTGCATGTAGTTGCCGTTGATTTAAATGCCGGGGAGCAGGTCGTGTTTGAAAAAGGAGAACTAGTTCGGCCAGTGCTTGCGTCCTGTTGTTTGCCGGGAATTTTTGAGCCCATGCTTATTCATAAACGACAGTTCGTAGACGGTGGCGTACTTAATAATTTGCCTGTCGATGTGATTGAGCACAAAGTTGACTTTATCATTGGTTCACATTGCAATGTTTTAGGGCCGCGTAAACCCATCACATCCATGCGCGGGGTAATAGAGCGTAGTCTGGTGCTGGCGGTACAGAGCAAAACCAGAGAGCGATTTGCTAAATGCAACGTTGTCATCGAACCTCCTCAACTGGCACAATATGGCACAACCGATATTCGAAAAGCTCGCGATTTATATCGCGTGGGGTATCAATATACGCGCTCAATGGCTTCGGATATCGAAAAAGCCTTTAATCAGGCAACTCTGATGCGACCTTAA
- a CDS encoding MBL fold metallo-hydrolase: MTLQTLDTGLFKLDGGAMFGVVPKSIWQKQNPADERNLCNWALRCLLIEDGKRLMLVDTGTGDKQDAKFFGYYDLPNGKTLTGAVEQAGYSINDVTDVLLTHLHFDHAGGAVRYTDASHTKLEATFPQATYWSHSGQWDWATSPNPRERATYLRENFMPLQENGQLKFIDRESLNLPGIELLYVDGHTEKMTLPTFQLGERNGKPRTVAFCADLIPSVAHIPIPYVMGYDVRPLITMDEKTNFLNRAADEEWLLVFDHDPTVEAATVERTEKGIRVKDKGTLAELL; encoded by the coding sequence ATGACTCTCCAAACCCTTGATACCGGCCTGTTCAAACTTGATGGCGGAGCTATGTTCGGCGTAGTACCTAAGTCGATTTGGCAAAAACAAAATCCGGCCGACGAGCGAAACCTTTGCAACTGGGCATTACGCTGTTTGCTCATCGAAGACGGAAAACGGCTTATGCTGGTCGATACCGGTACCGGCGACAAACAGGATGCTAAATTTTTCGGCTACTATGATCTGCCTAATGGCAAAACCTTAACGGGTGCTGTCGAACAGGCGGGCTACTCTATCAACGATGTAACGGATGTGCTATTGACCCATCTGCATTTCGACCATGCCGGTGGGGCTGTACGGTATACCGATGCCAGCCACACCAAACTCGAAGCGACCTTTCCGCAGGCAACCTATTGGAGCCATAGCGGCCAGTGGGACTGGGCCACCAGCCCTAACCCCCGCGAACGGGCTACTTACCTGCGCGAAAATTTCATGCCCTTACAGGAGAATGGTCAGCTGAAATTCATTGACCGCGAAAGCCTGAACCTGCCGGGAATCGAGTTGCTCTATGTGGATGGGCATACAGAAAAAATGACCTTACCAACCTTTCAGCTTGGCGAGCGGAACGGTAAACCGCGCACGGTAGCTTTCTGCGCCGATCTAATTCCATCGGTTGCTCATATACCCATTCCTTATGTGATGGGTTATGACGTCCGGCCACTCATAACGATGGATGAAAAGACAAATTTCCTTAATCGGGCTGCCGATGAAGAGTGGCTGCTGGTGTTCGATCACGATCCAACAGTCGAAGCGGCCACAGTGGAGCGAACCGAAAAAGGAATTCGGGTAAAGGACAAGGGGACCCTGGCAGAATTGTTATAA
- a CDS encoding CopD family protein translates to MLFFYSKALHIIFVVTWFAGLFYFPRLLIYVTEAETQPEPGRSILQNQLLLMQRRLWYGITWPSAVITLLLGLNTWYNYGSTPDWLIYKLVLVAGLYVYHILCHVVFRQQQRGEFRYTSTQLRIWNEVATLFLFGIVFLVVLKDALSMVWGMLGLLALIVLLMIGIRVYRRFREH, encoded by the coding sequence ATGCTATTCTTCTATAGTAAAGCCCTGCACATCATTTTTGTCGTAACCTGGTTTGCCGGGCTGTTTTATTTTCCCCGTTTATTGATCTACGTTACCGAAGCTGAAACACAGCCTGAACCAGGGCGTAGTATTCTCCAAAACCAATTACTACTCATGCAGCGTCGGCTGTGGTATGGTATCACCTGGCCGTCGGCAGTGATCACGTTACTCTTGGGCCTGAACACATGGTATAATTACGGTTCAACACCGGACTGGCTGATTTATAAGCTGGTATTGGTAGCGGGGCTGTACGTTTATCATATTCTGTGTCACGTTGTTTTTCGTCAGCAGCAGCGGGGAGAGTTTCGCTACACGTCTACTCAATTGCGTATCTGGAATGAAGTAGCTACGTTGTTTTTGTTCGGTATCGTATTCCTGGTTGTTCTGAAAGATGCCCTGAGTATGGTATGGGGAATGCTAGGCCTTTTGGCGCTGATCGTTTTACTAATGATTGGGATTCGTGTTTATCGTCGTTTTAGGGAACATTAA
- a CDS encoding bifunctional nuclease family protein — protein sequence MMIDLSIIALSESLSKPGNYALILEDTVGKRRIPLIIGANEAQAIAVAMEKMQPLRPFTHDLFYQTLKQVGILLKEAVITRVQDEIFYAIICLLTPAGEILRLDARPSDAIALSVRFDCPLRANADVVDTSGYFVDDKTRDKKGSYAEYTMAELEELLAKIIKKEDYESAARVRDAIDRRKKLG from the coding sequence ATGATGATTGATCTGTCGATTATTGCCCTTTCGGAAAGCTTGTCGAAACCCGGTAACTATGCACTAATTCTGGAAGATACAGTGGGTAAACGACGCATACCGCTTATCATTGGTGCCAATGAAGCACAGGCTATTGCCGTAGCGATGGAGAAGATGCAGCCCCTGCGCCCCTTCACCCACGACCTGTTTTATCAAACCCTAAAGCAGGTAGGTATTCTCCTGAAAGAAGCCGTCATTACACGGGTTCAGGACGAAATTTTTTACGCCATTATTTGTCTCCTGACTCCCGCTGGAGAAATCCTCAGGCTAGACGCCCGCCCATCTGATGCCATTGCGCTATCCGTGCGCTTCGATTGCCCACTTCGCGCCAATGCCGACGTTGTGGATACATCCGGCTATTTTGTTGACGATAAAACCCGCGACAAGAAAGGCTCCTACGCCGAGTACACCATGGCTGAGCTGGAAGAACTGCTTGCCAAAATTATTAAAAAAGAAGACTACGAAAGTGCCGCCCGTGTGCGCGATGCCATCGACCGAAGAAAGAAGTTAGGATAA
- a CDS encoding urease accessory protein: protein MQTLLPLLLALGVGFMHAFEADHLVAVSNIVTRRNNIRLALKDGVFWGLGHTSTILIVGSIFMLGKLTLHESDFRFLEAGVGVMLVTLGGLRLYKLAHLPMLELTASHGHTHTTDGHAHGLAYGVGLIHGLAGSGALILSVLTQIKGTGAGMLYLVLFGIGSIGGMMVAAGVFSVPFSVRLLTNPAVRTGLVVLSSMVCIGLGAMVVYENALT from the coding sequence ATGCAAACACTGCTTCCTCTTTTATTGGCTTTGGGTGTCGGTTTCATGCACGCTTTTGAAGCCGATCATTTAGTAGCGGTGAGCAACATCGTGACCCGTCGAAATAACATCCGGCTGGCGCTGAAAGACGGCGTATTCTGGGGGCTTGGTCACACATCCACCATCCTGATCGTGGGCAGTATTTTTATGCTGGGAAAATTGACCCTGCACGAATCGGACTTTCGTTTTCTCGAAGCGGGCGTTGGCGTGATGCTCGTTACACTGGGAGGCTTACGGTTATACAAGCTGGCGCATCTACCCATGTTAGAACTTACCGCTTCACACGGGCATACACATACCACAGACGGACACGCTCACGGATTGGCCTATGGTGTGGGTCTCATTCATGGTCTGGCGGGTAGTGGTGCTTTAATTTTATCAGTGCTGACTCAGATTAAAGGAACGGGCGCAGGTATGCTGTATTTAGTGTTGTTCGGCATTGGGTCAATAGGGGGTATGATGGTGGCGGCTGGCGTATTCAGTGTACCGTTTTCTGTCCGGTTATTAACGAATCCCGCGGTTCGTACTGGTCTGGTCGTCCTGTCGTCAATGGTTTGTATTGGCCTTGGGGCAATGGTTGTTTATGAAAATGCATTGACGTAA
- a CDS encoding NHL repeat-containing protein: MLLTTPNLTQSLPGLPPVVGLNTVFRGSAGHPFLAPRGVWTVGGRLMVSDTGQNRVFIWNQLPATEYAEPDVILGQLDTEETGRNSGGLVGADTLQYSSGLWSDGERLIVADAWNHRVLIWNSFPTRHGQPADVVVGQADFTSNQPNGKGIGVTPTSKTLNWPYGVTSDGEHLWIADTGNRRVLYFDHIPTESFAPATAVIGQPDFTERDYESANPIWPYSVKIGQQGQMAVADTQYYRTLIWNDWRTAANQQADVLIGQADFESNGQNQYGLFPAKQTLSWTYDAHFHGDGLLVADTGNSRILWFDTVPTQHNQPADNLIGHASFATGSENANTRFGTDKQLYWPFSISTEGNQLVIADTGNHRIIIGSLSNE, translated from the coding sequence ATGCTACTCACTACGCCCAATTTAACGCAATCCTTGCCCGGCCTTCCCCCAGTGGTGGGGTTAAATACCGTCTTTCGGGGGAGTGCGGGTCATCCATTTCTGGCCCCGCGTGGCGTATGGACAGTAGGCGGGCGGTTGATGGTATCTGATACGGGCCAGAATCGCGTTTTTATCTGGAATCAGCTTCCTGCTACTGAGTACGCTGAGCCGGATGTTATCCTTGGTCAACTGGATACCGAAGAAACAGGACGAAACTCTGGTGGACTTGTTGGCGCCGATACGCTGCAATACTCATCGGGACTTTGGTCAGATGGGGAGCGGCTTATCGTAGCAGATGCCTGGAATCATCGTGTCCTGATCTGGAACAGCTTCCCAACCCGACATGGTCAACCCGCCGATGTTGTAGTAGGGCAAGCAGATTTTACCAGCAATCAGCCCAACGGGAAAGGTATTGGAGTCACACCAACGAGTAAAACGCTGAACTGGCCGTATGGCGTGACGTCTGATGGTGAACATCTTTGGATTGCCGATACAGGCAACCGGCGTGTGCTGTATTTCGACCATATCCCAACCGAGTCTTTTGCCCCGGCCACAGCAGTAATTGGACAACCTGATTTTACCGAAAGGGACTACGAATCGGCAAATCCAATCTGGCCTTATTCTGTCAAAATTGGCCAGCAGGGACAGATGGCCGTAGCTGATACGCAATACTACCGAACCCTGATCTGGAACGATTGGCGCACGGCAGCCAACCAGCAGGCCGATGTACTGATCGGGCAAGCTGATTTTGAGTCAAATGGTCAAAATCAGTACGGCTTGTTCCCGGCAAAACAAACGCTGAGCTGGACGTACGATGCCCATTTTCACGGCGATGGCCTGCTGGTGGCCGATACGGGTAACAGCCGTATTCTCTGGTTCGACACCGTACCCACGCAACATAACCAACCCGCCGACAACCTGATTGGTCACGCCAGTTTTGCTACCGGTAGTGAGAATGCCAATACCCGTTTTGGTACGGATAAGCAATTGTACTGGCCATTCTCAATTAGTACGGAGGGCAATCAACTCGTCATTGCCGACACAGGCAACCACCGGATCATCATCGGTAGTTTATCAAACGAATAA
- the hypE gene encoding hydrogenase expression/formation protein HypE yields MPKLDFDIITLGHGSGGILTNKLLEAGVFDLLSNPLLDTHHDGAMLNLTGRVAFTTDSYVISPVFFPGGNIGELAVNGTVNDLAMCGAIPKYLSLGFILEEGLTMAEFWDILVSIKGASERAGVQIVTGDTKVVERGKGDKIFINTSGIGELHPQANISIKNVRAGDKIIVSGHIATHGMAIMSVREGLEFETSLTSDTAPLNHTVLALLDEFGQDIHLLRDPTRGGVATVLNEIARDRNVGATRVGIDLKQAAIPVLDEVAGACELLGLDPLYVANEGVFLAIIAPEVADAFLEKLQTLDYGQSAAIIGEVVAEHPGQVVLTSRIGGRRVVNMLVGEQLPRIC; encoded by the coding sequence ATGCCGAAACTCGATTTCGACATCATTACGCTCGGTCACGGCAGCGGGGGCATTCTGACCAATAAATTGCTCGAAGCGGGCGTGTTTGACCTGCTTAGTAATCCGTTGCTCGATACCCACCACGACGGAGCCATGCTGAACCTGACGGGCCGCGTGGCGTTCACTACAGACAGTTACGTTATCTCGCCCGTATTCTTTCCCGGCGGCAACATTGGCGAACTAGCCGTAAATGGAACCGTCAATGATCTGGCTATGTGCGGGGCCATCCCTAAGTATCTGTCGCTGGGGTTTATTCTGGAAGAGGGCCTGACGATGGCCGAATTCTGGGATATTCTGGTTAGTATCAAAGGTGCTTCTGAACGGGCCGGTGTACAGATCGTTACGGGCGACACCAAAGTGGTCGAACGCGGAAAGGGAGATAAGATTTTTATCAATACCTCCGGTATCGGCGAACTGCATCCACAGGCCAATATCAGCATAAAAAATGTTCGGGCTGGCGATAAAATTATCGTTAGCGGGCATATTGCTACGCACGGCATGGCGATCATGTCGGTGCGCGAAGGGCTGGAATTTGAAACCAGTCTGACCAGTGATACGGCACCGTTGAACCACACCGTTTTGGCGTTGCTGGACGAATTTGGTCAGGATATTCATCTCCTGCGCGACCCTACCCGTGGGGGCGTGGCAACCGTGTTGAATGAAATTGCCCGCGACCGGAATGTGGGAGCCACCCGTGTAGGTATCGACCTGAAACAAGCGGCTATTCCGGTACTCGATGAGGTAGCGGGCGCTTGCGAACTGCTAGGGCTAGACCCGCTCTACGTAGCCAACGAAGGCGTTTTTCTGGCTATTATCGCGCCGGAAGTAGCTGATGCTTTTCTCGAAAAACTACAAACACTCGACTATGGACAGTCGGCCGCCATCATTGGCGAAGTCGTTGCTGAACACCCCGGGCAGGTCGTCCTGACAAGTCGCATCGGCGGTCGCCGGGTGGTAAATATGCTGGTCGGCGAACAACTGCCGAGAATTTGTTAA
- the hypD gene encoding hydrogenase formation protein HypD, which produces MKHLTEYRDPELVEQYIQELHRTATRPWTIMEVCGGQTHGLVKNGILNLLPDLVTMVHGPGCPVCVTPVNLIDKAVYLAEEKNVILCSFGDMIRVPGSTKSLLDAKAGGADVRILYSPLEAVRLARENPDREVVFFAVGFETTAPANALSVVQAQKLRLKNYSILASHVLVPPAMEAVIQDDDTNIQGFLAAGHVCAIMGTGEYGPLVERYKMPMVVTGFEPVDLLQGILMVVRQLERGDYKLENQYTRIVRPEGNPEARRIIEQVFEVVDREWRGIGNIPGSGWAVRAELADFDADRKFSVSIPKVPECSDCIAGLVLKGIKKPRECSQFGRACSPERPLGAPMVSSEGACAAYYHFSMSELVND; this is translated from the coding sequence ATGAAACACCTCACCGAATACCGAGACCCCGAACTGGTAGAACAATATATTCAGGAGTTGCACCGAACCGCCACCCGCCCCTGGACGATCATGGAGGTGTGCGGAGGACAAACGCATGGGCTGGTAAAAAATGGTATTCTGAACCTGCTTCCCGACCTCGTTACAATGGTACACGGGCCGGGTTGTCCGGTCTGCGTAACGCCCGTTAACCTGATCGACAAGGCGGTGTATCTGGCCGAAGAAAAGAACGTAATACTTTGCTCCTTTGGCGATATGATCCGGGTGCCGGGGTCAACCAAAAGCCTTCTCGACGCGAAAGCGGGCGGGGCCGACGTTCGGATTCTGTATTCGCCGTTGGAAGCCGTTCGGCTGGCGCGCGAAAACCCCGACCGTGAGGTAGTGTTTTTTGCCGTTGGCTTCGAAACGACGGCTCCGGCCAATGCGCTTTCGGTAGTACAGGCTCAGAAACTGAGACTCAAAAACTATTCGATTCTGGCGTCGCATGTGCTGGTGCCGCCCGCTATGGAAGCTGTCATACAAGATGACGACACTAATATTCAAGGTTTTCTGGCGGCTGGCCACGTTTGTGCCATTATGGGTACGGGCGAGTACGGCCCGCTGGTCGAGCGCTATAAAATGCCGATGGTTGTAACGGGCTTTGAGCCGGTCGATCTGTTGCAGGGTATTCTGATGGTGGTACGGCAACTGGAGCGGGGTGACTACAAGCTCGAAAACCAGTATACCCGCATCGTGCGGCCCGAAGGCAATCCCGAAGCCCGGCGCATCATTGAGCAGGTATTTGAGGTGGTTGACCGCGAGTGGCGGGGCATCGGAAATATCCCCGGCAGTGGCTGGGCGGTACGTGCTGAACTAGCCGACTTCGATGCTGACCGGAAGTTCTCGGTTTCTATTCCCAAAGTGCCCGAATGCTCCGATTGTATAGCAGGTCTGGTGCTGAAAGGCATCAAAAAGCCGCGCGAATGCAGTCAGTTCGGACGGGCCTGCTCACCCGAACGGCCCCTGGGCGCACCCATGGTTTCGTCGGAGGGCGCTTGCGCGGCTTATTATCATTTTTCAATGAGTGAATTAGTGAATGATTGA
- a CDS encoding HypC/HybG/HupF family hydrogenase formation chaperone has protein sequence MCLAIPGKIKSIEYQYDGLVRMARVNFGGIIKEASLDMVPSAQVGDYVLVHVGVAISIVDEEEAEKTFAYLREIGDLDELTESSQIDRHAV, from the coding sequence ATGTGCTTAGCCATTCCCGGTAAAATAAAATCCATTGAATATCAATACGATGGATTGGTTCGTATGGCCCGCGTGAATTTCGGGGGTATCATTAAAGAAGCGAGTTTAGACATGGTTCCGAGTGCTCAAGTAGGCGACTATGTGCTGGTGCATGTGGGCGTTGCCATCAGTATTGTAGACGAAGAAGAAGCCGAGAAAACGTTTGCCTACCTGCGTGAAATCGGCGATCTGGATGAACTAACGGAAAGTAGCCAAATTGACCGCCACGCCGTATGA
- the hypF gene encoding carbamoyltransferase HypF, protein MTYHLHLTGQVQGVGFRPFVWQLAQSMKLKGTVSNGADGVHIYIDTDSTTAQIFASRVQAEAPTIARIQAVELSEVEPINVTDFSIVDSQVMGLVSLQLTPDLAMCDACREEVTDPTNRRFGYAFTTCTHCGPRYSILQKVPYDRPMTTMAPFAMCVDCEREYNDPTNRRFYAQTNSCPNCPVELSLFLASGQCVTGSQAELIGYIIDALDAGQTVAVKGVGGYMLVCDATNAEAIRQLRERKHRPTKPLAVLYPSVNQVQRDCCAGDDELALLMSPESPIVLLDRRPETASRLAIDSLSPGLSQLGVMLPYAPLLALIAGMFDLPLVATSGNVSGSPICYTNQQALEQLPAVADFILTHNRDIVVPQDDSVMRLSPTHRQPIVLRRSRGLAPTFLRPGFVNPNTNILALGASIKSTFAWQLRSNTYVSQYLGDLESYDTQTRFRATLGHFLRLFAAAPEVILADQHEGYFSTQLARELAVIWGVPLIAIQHHEAHLAAVLAENELTNQDEPVLGVIWDGTGYGTDRQIWGGEFISYQNGLFDRVGHFDYFDALLGDKMPREPRISALSLTAELPEAYTILRSKFTDKEWSLYRKLCVENKVKTSSVGRLFDAAAALLGLADRVSYEGEAALLLENTAAQYVRTNGYETSQSYLPDTLPTTQVPTRAIVAGIVHDIQAGKSTSQIAANFHYTLVQAVGAVARQTGIRQLAFSGGVFQNALLVDWLRHELEPTYQLYFHCQLSPNDECISFGQLTHHTSIRQNTSRLKTETSHVLSHSR, encoded by the coding sequence ATGACATATCATCTTCATCTTACCGGCCAGGTTCAGGGCGTGGGCTTTCGGCCTTTCGTCTGGCAATTGGCGCAGTCGATGAAACTGAAAGGAACCGTGAGCAACGGAGCCGATGGGGTGCATATTTATATCGATACCGACTCTACTACGGCGCAGATATTTGCAAGTCGCGTTCAGGCCGAAGCGCCGACAATAGCCCGGATTCAGGCAGTAGAATTAAGTGAAGTAGAACCGATCAATGTTACTGATTTTTCGATTGTTGATAGCCAGGTTATGGGTCTGGTCTCGCTGCAACTCACCCCAGATCTTGCTATGTGTGATGCCTGTCGGGAAGAGGTAACTGACCCGACCAACCGGCGATTTGGCTATGCCTTCACAACTTGTACGCATTGCGGGCCGCGCTATTCTATTTTACAAAAAGTGCCCTACGACCGGCCAATGACGACAATGGCTCCATTTGCCATGTGTGTTGATTGCGAGCGGGAATACAATGACCCAACAAATCGGCGATTCTACGCCCAAACAAACTCCTGCCCCAACTGCCCTGTCGAATTGAGTCTATTTCTGGCTTCGGGACAGTGTGTGACTGGTTCGCAGGCTGAACTGATTGGCTATATAATTGACGCGCTCGACGCGGGTCAAACGGTGGCGGTGAAAGGCGTTGGTGGCTATATGTTAGTTTGCGATGCGACGAATGCAGAGGCCATCAGGCAACTCCGCGAACGTAAACATCGCCCCACCAAACCGCTGGCTGTTCTGTACCCGAGCGTAAACCAAGTACAACGGGATTGCTGCGCTGGCGACGACGAACTGGCTTTGCTGATGAGTCCGGAATCGCCTATTGTATTACTCGATAGACGTCCCGAAACTGCATCCCGGCTGGCCATTGACTCACTGTCGCCGGGACTTAGCCAGTTGGGTGTCATGTTACCCTACGCACCATTACTGGCCCTAATTGCCGGAATGTTCGATTTGCCGTTGGTAGCAACAAGCGGCAATGTAAGCGGATCGCCAATTTGTTACACAAATCAGCAGGCGCTGGAGCAACTGCCCGCCGTTGCGGACTTTATTCTGACACATAATCGGGATATTGTTGTGCCACAGGATGATTCGGTCATGCGCCTGTCGCCAACCCATCGTCAGCCTATTGTGTTGCGTCGTTCGCGGGGTCTGGCTCCGACCTTTCTACGGCCTGGTTTCGTGAACCCGAATACCAATATCCTCGCCCTTGGTGCGTCGATCAAAAGCACGTTCGCCTGGCAGTTACGTAGCAATACATACGTCAGTCAATACCTCGGCGATCTGGAAAGTTATGACACACAAACCAGATTTCGGGCCACACTCGGCCATTTTTTGCGGCTTTTTGCGGCAGCACCTGAGGTTATTTTGGCCGATCAACATGAAGGCTATTTTTCAACGCAACTGGCCCGTGAGTTAGCGGTAATCTGGGGTGTTCCACTCATAGCGATTCAGCATCACGAGGCACACCTGGCCGCTGTGTTGGCCGAAAACGAGTTAACAAATCAAGATGAGCCTGTTCTGGGTGTTATCTGGGATGGAACGGGCTACGGAACAGACAGGCAAATTTGGGGTGGGGAGTTTATTTCCTACCAGAACGGCCTCTTCGATCGGGTAGGGCACTTCGATTATTTCGACGCGCTGTTAGGGGATAAAATGCCGCGCGAACCCCGGATTTCGGCTCTGTCGCTGACTGCTGAACTGCCCGAAGCCTACACAATTCTTCGCTCGAAGTTCACGGATAAAGAGTGGAGTCTGTATCGTAAACTATGTGTGGAGAATAAAGTGAAAACCAGCAGTGTTGGGCGGCTTTTCGATGCTGCCGCAGCTCTTTTGGGTCTGGCTGATCGGGTTAGTTATGAAGGCGAGGCCGCGTTATTACTGGAAAATACTGCCGCTCAATACGTTCGAACGAACGGTTACGAAACGTCCCAAAGCTACTTGCCTGACACGCTACCGACGACTCAAGTGCCAACGCGAGCCATCGTTGCGGGTATAGTCCACGATATTCAGGCCGGCAAGTCCACTAGCCAGATTGCCGCCAACTTTCATTATACACTGGTGCAGGCCGTGGGTGCTGTTGCCCGGCAAACGGGTATTCGGCAATTGGCCTTTAGTGGGGGCGTTTTTCAGAACGCGCTGCTCGTAGACTGGCTCAGGCACGAACTGGAACCAACCTATCAACTCTATTTCCATTGTCAGCTTTCACCCAACGATGAGTGCATCTCGTTTGGCCAACTGACCCATCATACATCGATAAGACAGAATACGTCACGTTTAAAAACTGAAACCAGCCATGTGCTTAGCCATTCCCGGTAA
- the hypB gene encoding hydrogenase nickel incorporation protein HypB, with amino-acid sequence MTTARPKSNQASVGAVQCENTTLNLLKVNDFVAKAIRDRLPDVLVINVCSSPGSGKTTLMQETGKRLAGRLNMAVLVGDPKTERDAIRMRDVGINALQIVTGGMCHIEAQMIYQALDHIDLTGVDVLFIENVGNLVCPAAFDLGEDLRVTLLATTEGDDKPKKYPRMFLTSELMVVSKADLLPYVPFKVENVIQDARDVNPDIEVLTISSTTGEGLDEWCNWLLAKVEAKSERVIPA; translated from the coding sequence ATGACAACTGCCAGACCCAAATCAAATCAGGCTTCTGTAGGAGCCGTGCAGTGCGAAAATACAACGCTGAATCTGCTGAAGGTCAATGATTTTGTGGCGAAAGCCATCCGGGATCGTTTGCCCGATGTGTTGGTGATTAACGTCTGCTCATCGCCGGGCAGCGGCAAAACCACCCTCATGCAGGAAACAGGAAAGCGGCTGGCCGGTCGGCTAAACATGGCTGTGCTGGTGGGCGACCCCAAAACCGAACGCGACGCCATCAGGATGCGGGATGTGGGAATCAACGCTCTGCAAATCGTGACGGGGGGCATGTGCCATATTGAAGCGCAGATGATCTATCAGGCGCTCGACCATATCGATCTGACGGGCGTGGACGTGCTGTTTATCGAAAACGTAGGCAATCTGGTTTGTCCGGCGGCTTTTGACCTCGGCGAAGACCTGCGCGTAACGTTGCTGGCGACAACCGAAGGCGACGATAAACCAAAAAAATACCCGCGCATGTTCCTGACCAGCGAGTTAATGGTCGTCTCAAAGGCGGATTTGCTTCCCTATGTACCGTTCAAGGTTGAGAACGTAATTCAGGACGCCCGCGATGTAAATCCCGATATTGAGGTACTGACCATTTCCAGCACCACCGGCGAGGGCCTGGATGAATGGTGTAACTGGCTACTGGCCAAAGTAGAAGCAAAGAGTGAAAGAGTGATACCGGCGTAA
- a CDS encoding hydrogenase maturation nickel metallochaperone HypA/HybF — protein sequence MHEISLVRNIFRTLEEEFPTDMNRIRGIYLKAGLLSNVQPILMQNAFAAVLDDEPKYQQTSLHVEVLPILIHCDDCDKTTEVQQYRFVCSCGKPSRNVVQGEELLISKVEFED from the coding sequence ATGCATGAGATTTCATTGGTCCGTAATATTTTCCGAACGCTGGAGGAGGAGTTTCCCACCGATATGAATCGGATTCGGGGTATTTACCTGAAAGCCGGGCTACTCTCAAATGTGCAGCCAATACTGATGCAAAATGCGTTTGCGGCTGTATTGGATGATGAGCCGAAGTATCAGCAAACGAGCCTGCATGTAGAAGTGCTGCCAATTCTGATTCATTGCGACGACTGCGATAAAACGACCGAAGTGCAGCAGTATAGGTTTGTGTGCTCGTGTGGAAAACCCAGCCGAAACGTCGTGCAGGGAGAAGAGCTGCTGATAAGCAAAGTGGAGTTTGAAGACTAA